The proteins below come from a single Papaver somniferum cultivar HN1 chromosome 11, ASM357369v1, whole genome shotgun sequence genomic window:
- the LOC113322382 gene encoding protein kinase and PP2C-like domain-containing protein isoform X2: MVMEIVEPNTCVRGCCKSKTIPLHLLPSTYTLLSPIAKGSESVVYEAILNGKKVAVKKPILATSDDLDRFHKELQLLCKLDDLGIATLIAAHAKPPNYMFFFQFYESGDLSGKLHVQEWIPSLKEMLHISLKLAKSLQYLHNLGIVHRDVKPANVLLDRNLCPHLSDFGLAVYKKDLKHVSVENWRSSGKPTGGFHKKNMVGTLIYMAPEILRKDIQSEKSDVYSFGITINELFTGVVPYTDLRAEAQAHTVLEMNYSEQQLTAAVVSQGLRPVLAGSESGAPDSLAKLIQRCWDADPLNRPSFDDIIAELDPIMKHVCEGQEGKVLQEPSGLLTDLSSDVISNLQSYQEAVNWYVQGEQLSKDASSATDSNPRIWHDSSNGAAPYNPTLSSGSFATCGRRESMEDTHFLMPSMCRQKDVHLFGIFDGHRGAAAAEFSVRALPRFLQTLGSTLSPSDALTEAFMKTDIAFRDELIVQRNVKGTTKKNWHPGCCANAALIVENKLFVANAGDCRTILCRAGTAFPLTKDHTASCIEERERVIRAGGQVKWQVDNWRVGTAALQVTRSIGDDDLKPAVTAEPEIRETTLTSEDEYLVMASDGLWDVVSSEDVISIIRDTVKEPGMCSKRLATEAAERGSKDNITVIVVFLRPVSTAERIY; this comes from the exons atggtgATGGAGATAGTGGAACCAAACACATGTGTAAGAGGATGTTGTAAGAGTAAAACAATACCATTACATCTTTTACCATCAACATACACTCTTCTATCTCCAATAGCTAAAGGTTCTGAAAGTGTTGTTTATGAAGCAATTCTTAATGGGAAAAAAGTTGCTGTTAAAAAACCTATTTTGGCTACTTCTGATGATCTTGATAGATTCCACAAAGAACTACAACTATTATG CAAATTGGATGATTTGGGGATAGCAACATTAATAGCTGCACATGCGAAACCACCCAATTATATGTTCTTTTTCCAATTCTATGAATCTGGTGATCTTTCTGGGAAATTACATGTTCAAGAATGGATTCCAAGTCTCAAAGAGATGCTTCATATTAGTCTTAAGCTTG CAAAATCTCTGCAATATCTCCATAACCTCGGGATTGTGCATAGGGACGTGAAACCAGCAAATGTTCTT CTTGACAGGAATCTTTGTCCACACCTGTCAGATTTTGGGTTGGCAGTATATAAGAAAGATCTTAAACATGTTTCTGTTGAAAATTGGAGATCATCCGGCAAACCAACAGGTGGTTTTCACAAAAAGAATATGGTTGGGACGCTGATTTATATGGCACCTGAAATATTAAGGAAGGACATACAAAGTGAAAAATCAGATGTGTATAGTTTCGGAATAACCATCAA TGAGCTCTTTACTGGCGTCGTTCCTTACACCGATCTTCGTGCAGAAGCCCAG GCACATACTGTACTGGAAATGAACTATAGCGAACAGCAACTAACAGCAGCTGTAGTGTCTCAAGGACTACGACCAGTTCTCGCTGGTTCTGAATCAGGTGCACCAGACAGTTTAGCCAAACTAATCCAGAGGTGTTGGGATGCAGATCCTCTTAATAGGCCTTCTTTTGATGATATTATTGCCGAATTGGATCCAATCATGAAACATGTATGTGAAGGACAAGAGGGAAAGGTCCTCCAAGAACCATCTGGGTTACtgactgatctttcttcagatgTCATCAGTAACCTTCAAAGTTACCAAGAAGCTGTAAATTGGTATGTTCAAGGAGAGCAGTTGTCCAAAGATGCTTCCTCTGCAACTGATTCAAATCCGAGGATCTGGCATGATTCATCAAATGGTGCTGCTCCATACAACCCGACATTATCTTCTGGATCCTTTGCCACTTGTGGCAGAAGGGAAAGCATGGAGGACACGCATTTTTTGATGCCAAGCATGTGCAGGCAGAAGGATGTTCATCTGTTTGGGATCTTTGATGGTCACCGAG GAGCAGCAGCTGCTGAGTTCTCTGTTCGAGCATTACCAAGGTTCTTGCAAACATTAGGTTCTACACTGAG TCCTTCAGATGCACTGACAGAAGCATTCATGAAGACAGATATTGCATTCAGGGATGAGTTAATAGTCCAGCGCAATGTTAAAGGAACTACAAAGAAAAATTGGCATCCTGGGTGTTGTGCAAATGCTGCATTAATAGTTGAGAACAAGCTTTTTGTTGCTAATGCTGGTGATTGCAGGACAATTTTATGTCGTGCTGGCACTGCCTTCCCTCTCACTAAG GATCATACTGCAAGCTGTATTGAGGAGAGGGAACGAGTCATAAGAGCAGGTGGACAGGTCAAATGGCAAGTGGACAATTGGAGGGTCGGTACAGCTGCTCTCCAG gttacACGGTCGATAGGTGATGATGACCTGAAACCTGCAGTGACAGCGGAGCCTGAAATTAGAGAAACTACTTTGACCTCTGAGGACGAGTACCTG GTGATGGCCAGTGATGGACTGTGGGATGTAGTTAGCAGCGAGGATGTCATATCCATCATAAGAGACACAGTTAAAGAACCAGGAATGTGCTCGAAGAGATTGGCAACAGAAGCTGCCGAGCGTGGAAGCAAAGATAACATCACTGTCATTGTTGTTTTTCTTCGCCCTGTCTCCACAGCTGAGAGAATTTACTAA
- the LOC113322382 gene encoding protein kinase and PP2C-like domain-containing protein isoform X1, giving the protein MVMEIVEPNTCVRGCCKSKTIPLHLLPSTYTLLSPIAKGSESVVYEAILNGKKVAVKKPILATSDDLDRFHKELQLLCKLDDLGIATLIAAHAKPPNYMFFFQFYESGDLSGKLHVQEWIPSLKEMLHISLKLAKSLQYLHNLGIVHRDVKPANVLASFSQLDRNLCPHLSDFGLAVYKKDLKHVSVENWRSSGKPTGGFHKKNMVGTLIYMAPEILRKDIQSEKSDVYSFGITINELFTGVVPYTDLRAEAQAHTVLEMNYSEQQLTAAVVSQGLRPVLAGSESGAPDSLAKLIQRCWDADPLNRPSFDDIIAELDPIMKHVCEGQEGKVLQEPSGLLTDLSSDVISNLQSYQEAVNWYVQGEQLSKDASSATDSNPRIWHDSSNGAAPYNPTLSSGSFATCGRRESMEDTHFLMPSMCRQKDVHLFGIFDGHRGAAAAEFSVRALPRFLQTLGSTLSPSDALTEAFMKTDIAFRDELIVQRNVKGTTKKNWHPGCCANAALIVENKLFVANAGDCRTILCRAGTAFPLTKDHTASCIEERERVIRAGGQVKWQVDNWRVGTAALQVTRSIGDDDLKPAVTAEPEIRETTLTSEDEYLVMASDGLWDVVSSEDVISIIRDTVKEPGMCSKRLATEAAERGSKDNITVIVVFLRPVSTAERIY; this is encoded by the exons atggtgATGGAGATAGTGGAACCAAACACATGTGTAAGAGGATGTTGTAAGAGTAAAACAATACCATTACATCTTTTACCATCAACATACACTCTTCTATCTCCAATAGCTAAAGGTTCTGAAAGTGTTGTTTATGAAGCAATTCTTAATGGGAAAAAAGTTGCTGTTAAAAAACCTATTTTGGCTACTTCTGATGATCTTGATAGATTCCACAAAGAACTACAACTATTATG CAAATTGGATGATTTGGGGATAGCAACATTAATAGCTGCACATGCGAAACCACCCAATTATATGTTCTTTTTCCAATTCTATGAATCTGGTGATCTTTCTGGGAAATTACATGTTCAAGAATGGATTCCAAGTCTCAAAGAGATGCTTCATATTAGTCTTAAGCTTG CAAAATCTCTGCAATATCTCCATAACCTCGGGATTGTGCATAGGGACGTGAAACCAGCAAATGTTCTT GCGAGTTTCTCGCAGCTTGACAGGAATCTTTGTCCACACCTGTCAGATTTTGGGTTGGCAGTATATAAGAAAGATCTTAAACATGTTTCTGTTGAAAATTGGAGATCATCCGGCAAACCAACAGGTGGTTTTCACAAAAAGAATATGGTTGGGACGCTGATTTATATGGCACCTGAAATATTAAGGAAGGACATACAAAGTGAAAAATCAGATGTGTATAGTTTCGGAATAACCATCAA TGAGCTCTTTACTGGCGTCGTTCCTTACACCGATCTTCGTGCAGAAGCCCAG GCACATACTGTACTGGAAATGAACTATAGCGAACAGCAACTAACAGCAGCTGTAGTGTCTCAAGGACTACGACCAGTTCTCGCTGGTTCTGAATCAGGTGCACCAGACAGTTTAGCCAAACTAATCCAGAGGTGTTGGGATGCAGATCCTCTTAATAGGCCTTCTTTTGATGATATTATTGCCGAATTGGATCCAATCATGAAACATGTATGTGAAGGACAAGAGGGAAAGGTCCTCCAAGAACCATCTGGGTTACtgactgatctttcttcagatgTCATCAGTAACCTTCAAAGTTACCAAGAAGCTGTAAATTGGTATGTTCAAGGAGAGCAGTTGTCCAAAGATGCTTCCTCTGCAACTGATTCAAATCCGAGGATCTGGCATGATTCATCAAATGGTGCTGCTCCATACAACCCGACATTATCTTCTGGATCCTTTGCCACTTGTGGCAGAAGGGAAAGCATGGAGGACACGCATTTTTTGATGCCAAGCATGTGCAGGCAGAAGGATGTTCATCTGTTTGGGATCTTTGATGGTCACCGAG GAGCAGCAGCTGCTGAGTTCTCTGTTCGAGCATTACCAAGGTTCTTGCAAACATTAGGTTCTACACTGAG TCCTTCAGATGCACTGACAGAAGCATTCATGAAGACAGATATTGCATTCAGGGATGAGTTAATAGTCCAGCGCAATGTTAAAGGAACTACAAAGAAAAATTGGCATCCTGGGTGTTGTGCAAATGCTGCATTAATAGTTGAGAACAAGCTTTTTGTTGCTAATGCTGGTGATTGCAGGACAATTTTATGTCGTGCTGGCACTGCCTTCCCTCTCACTAAG GATCATACTGCAAGCTGTATTGAGGAGAGGGAACGAGTCATAAGAGCAGGTGGACAGGTCAAATGGCAAGTGGACAATTGGAGGGTCGGTACAGCTGCTCTCCAG gttacACGGTCGATAGGTGATGATGACCTGAAACCTGCAGTGACAGCGGAGCCTGAAATTAGAGAAACTACTTTGACCTCTGAGGACGAGTACCTG GTGATGGCCAGTGATGGACTGTGGGATGTAGTTAGCAGCGAGGATGTCATATCCATCATAAGAGACACAGTTAAAGAACCAGGAATGTGCTCGAAGAGATTGGCAACAGAAGCTGCCGAGCGTGGAAGCAAAGATAACATCACTGTCATTGTTGTTTTTCTTCGCCCTGTCTCCACAGCTGAGAGAATTTACTAA